In Calonectris borealis chromosome 8, bCalBor7.hap1.2, whole genome shotgun sequence, the genomic stretch GCTCCCACCAAACTTGTGtttctaaaacatttatttctttacaaTTCTGTATGATCATTTCTTCCACAACACTAAGACAGCATCATTAACTACCATAGCCCATTATGCACTTATTTTACAAAGTAAATCAACAAAACAATTACAACCAGTGTGCAAAAACCTACGATACAGTGCAACGCTAGCTCTCCCAGGCATTAGCAAAGCTCAGATACAACGCAATTATACCAGGCTTTGTCTTAAGTGCTGGTGACAGCTGGGAGGAAAGGGGCTGCAGAAGCAGTCTCTGCTCCGAGAATCTAATGTAGGTTTTAGTATGAGGCTCTCTGTAGCCCAGGACAAAACACACTGTACTTTAATGCCTTCACTTTTCTAAAAGAGAAGTTTTTCTGTGGAGCGCAGTGGTATCAGAAGAATCGACAGGCTGTATTTCAATGTAAAAAGCACTATAAATTCCAAGTTTTACAGCTTGCATGCCAGCTGGACAGTACCATTTTAGATAAGCATACAGGCCTGCTTAAAATTAGAATAAAGTGAGAATGCTAACGGAAAGATTTAAGAACAAAGTAATTATGAAGCTTCTTGGTTTAAACGATCAagagtggtttaaaaaaattattttcctaacaattaataattttcaaaatgtaatctcaaacaaaacaagaactagGCATTACTTGAATTAAGCATATTGAACTAAAAATGCCATACCTGTGAGACGCTTATTGGCTCTGCTGTATGAGGAGcagtattttggaaaaagagGATGGGAATGCTCCGCTGACTGCACAGCTGTACAAAATGGCTACCCTTGAGAGAAGCATCATGCGACAGCTCCCCATTGTTAGCCACTACCCCCACCAAGTGCCTACAAAACAGACACATGAACTTTTTCACTTTTGAACCCTAGAAATTACGAAACTGTAGCTCATCGTGTTCTGAAGGATGGAATTCAGAATGTAGAAGGATGCACTTACACATGTCATTTCATTCAAGGACCCTCACATACCTAGCAAACAAGAAGTCTTACAGCACTCCTGATATGTACAGCATGGAAGTATTAACACGGATTAATACCCAGAGGGCAGGTAAAGCTATAGATGACCTGTCAGTGTTTACACTGCAAGACAACGTACAAGGTGCCAGGACTCTGGGCTCTCTCTAATTCCTATAACGTACAACCTAACAGTCAATCTGAAAAGTTTATACTTTCAACCTAAAGAGgctctaaaaatatattttattacctttttttttttaatatgatttgacTGGGATGTTGTATGCTTCATGAATGCGTTAATAATACAGTCTGATCTGAATTATGCAAGGTTTTATCATATGGGTATCATCCCATCTCCATCACATGGGAGAAGGGATGATAGCTTTCCACTCAATTTGGGAAGGAACACTTTCAAAGATGCTGTTTCTCATTTCTTAAGGAATCTGCTGAGACTTCAGTGTTCCAACTGTCTGGCTAGTAGTTTTTGTGAACAAACAAGTAATTTCACAAAGTCATGAAAACCACTCATTTGTAATCACTCTCTGCTACTATTGGCCTGAGACATGGTGAATTTGGAGCTCCAAGATAGAAGATCAGGCTTTCTAGAAGTATTTTATTACCAATTCTTGACTGATTCAGAACTTCATAAACATTGTTATTGGAATATTGTAAAACCTGATCATGATGTGAAAGCTATTTAGACAAATACATCCATACATTGTGACAGTGAAATCTTATAGCCTTACCCTTCCACATGGCCAAATCCTGTTATTAATGTTGTTCCATAATTAGCCTTGAATTCCTGGAATCTGCTTCCATCCATCAGACGGCTCAGAATCTGCAAAGAAATATACAGTCTTTACTACAGAAATTTAAGTGAAAATAGGATAGTTCTGCTAAAATATATGCTCTGTTCAAATAATGAGGAGACCTGTATAATGCAGGAAGTCAACCTAAATGAGCATAGAAGGCCCTTTTATGTCTTACACTCTGCTAAATACTCAGTATGCGCAAAATATCAAATTTGTGTTTATGTTTGATTACCAACCATGTATTTTGAGCCAAAGTTCAActccaaaattatttcagtgttacAGAGCACAGTTGTTCATTTTGTTTGTGCATAAAAGTGTTGTAAAAAACCCAGCATGTGCAGTTACAGTTTGCGTGCATAAGAAACACTCAGTTGCATATTGCTCGTGCTTTTTTCAAACACAGTTTAAAAGCTGCCTTCAAAGCTACACTGCTTTCTGCAGTCACTCCCCTTAACTGTAGGAATTTACCCCTGGAAATGATACTGGATTCACATCCTTGGAGGCTAAATCTCTTCTAGAACACGACAATGAAAATAGCGTGGGCAGTTCTGCATGTCTCTGCTTATGTATTAGCATCTATTCCGGCCTCAAACAAGTTTAAtttgagttttgttgttttttcagtCAGTATTTTCATTAGGCATTTACGTTACAAGATAGAGTCTTGACTACTTGGGGGggtgaaaaaggtgaaaaaggcagggggaggggaaagcaggacACTAAAGGGGTGCACATCCTCAAGGCAGCCAACGCAGTGCAAGACATACTGACGTAACAGCATCTCAAACAGTGCATGGAAACAGATGGGCATCAGCTGGCATAATCTGCAATTATCTTATTTCTAGCAGGTTTTCAGCTTAAATATTTCCTATAATTCTACAGAATTGTTGCCATTCTGCTTTGTTGCAGACTCAAGATAGTTTGGCAACTGATTAGGTAATAATACAGAATATCTCAGGTACTTCAGGATTCTCCAAGACAGAACAGCCTGTTGCCTGTTCATCTGGAGCTACTACATAGAGCAGACTGAAAGGACAAAGGAGTCTGTCACCTTACCAATTTTACAGGAAGAGTACACCTATAATCTTGCGGTGCCAGTCCCAAGAGCTCATCAGAACTATACAGAGGACTGTCATGCTCTATGACCTCCTCTGGCAGTGGATCGTAATTTAATGTAGAGATAACATTTCGAATACATTCATAGGCTTCCTTTTCTGAAGATGCAAAATGGTcagcacagccactgacactagGGGAGAGAGAGCAACATTAATTAGTATTGAAATAATGAAATCTGAATTCTGATAGAAAACccaaattaaaggaaaaacctTAATCTGTACTGTGACTCTCCAAAATCCctgaaaatactgtgattttgTTCTTGTATGAATGAGCTGAAAGCAAAGTCAGTGGAATTCCTGTGCAATCCAACCCAAAAACAAATTCACAGTAAGAAGTTCTTGCCTGTGACCTTTGTGTTTACCTGTATTAAAGAAAGACCTTTGAGCTTATTTTCATGACGATATTGTTGCAAACaatataataaaaggaaaagaaactttaaaaattatttcaaaataagccCTTCCAGCCCGGATATAAAGACAGTAACTTATTACGTGTAACACAGTTAGCTGACTGTCACACTAGTAATTTGTTTTTGCGAGAAAGGTACGGAATCTGGTTACCATACACACAGCATAGAATGCCAAGAACAAAGAAGCAAAGCCACCCTTTTCCCCTATCTAGAAGGGAATAACTGTTTTGACAACTACAGAAATTTCTGACATAGAGAAATAGCATTAAAGAAACAGTTAGATAGCTACTATCAGGTTTATTTCCTGTTTGCTCATCTCCTGCTATGAAGCCCTCATTAACAGCAGAGGCGGGCAGGCTTTccattcttcttctttcttcaggtACTTTTACAAGCATACAGATTCTTCTCTGCAGTGAGTTAGTCTAGTGCTTTCAGAAGCAGACAAATGGAAAGAAGTCATGCCGCCTCTCCACTCATCAGtttagggaagaaaagagaatttcttATGCATTTTCCCCATCATCACAGTATTCGAACActcacaattattttttaatatttgtatccTGACAATGTTTAcattaggaaaagaaattctACCATCCCTCTTCTATAGCTGGTCCCTCTGAGGCACAGAGGAACTGACTCGCCTGAAGTTGTTCAGAAAGTATGTGGAAGAATGGGGAACCAAATCCAGATTTGTCCAGTCCCTGCTTCACCCCATAACATCACTTAATTTTACTTCCATTTGGCTGATCTAACAAAAAACCCGTACctgagaaggaaagcaaatggtGTAATAATAGGTTCCGCTTTTGGCCCTGATCCTGACCTCTGCAGGTACATGAGATTTCTctcagagtgtgtgtgtgtgtgtgtgtgtgcatacacacacagtgGAAGTGGAAAGTTCCCGTGCACAGTAGTAAAGCTGAAATTACAATGCCACGttacttttttcatttcaaagagttGTATCTAGCCCCATGATACTCCCACGTATATAACTGAATGCCACCAACCTTTATAATACTTCATGTATCATTTTTTCACCCTGTATTTTTCAGTCCTTGAGGACCATATTGTATCCTATCACTGGAGCAGCTTCATTCAcgttattttaagataaaatgaCAGTTTCTTTAAAGCTAAGTATGCTGAATTCTCTCCTGTTTTTAAGACTTATTTCACGTACGTAGAGTGAAGTTTAGCTCCTCCTAGGTCCTCGGGAGAGACATGTTCTCCTGTAGCAGCTTTTACCAGAGGTGGGCCACCAAGGAACAGCGTACCGATTTTATCTATAATCACAACTTCTTCTGCCATGGTTGGAACATAAGCCCCTCCAGCTACACAGGAGCCGCACACCACTGCCACCTGAGgacaaagaaaccaaaacaaaccaagatGCAGGCGAGAGGAGAATGGAAAGGCAAAACCATTACgtttatttcagaaacattaaAGAGACTAAATCGCAGCTTGGGGAACAATGAACTAGAGAAATAAATACCAGCATGAACAACAATGCTGTTTTTGAGAGAGTTCAATGTTTACTCTGAAATAACCTAGTGATCTGATGCTTTTCCATCACGATCAGTCGGTAAACAGAGGATTCTTAAGGCTGAAGTCTTCTGTTATGAGAGATACTATTTGAATCTCCCTTCCCCACAAACAGAAAAGGTGAGCTTTAGAAAATTTTTTGCATGTTTGAGAGTTGTTCCTAGAATCTGTATTagaataaaacttttttcagaACTCTGCTGATCACATACACTACACTTACTTGTACTCCAAATGACACCGTACCTGAGGGATTCTCATGGCAGACATTATTGCTTCATTGTAGAAAACTCTGCCACCGTGTGACTTGTCAGGAAACAGCTCTGACTGACAGAGAAAAGACAAAGTGAGTTTCAATATTAACAACAACAGCCAACACTTCCTCTTCGCTCCACTCATTCACAAACGCATAGTAACCAACTCTGGGAAGGTCACCAGGTAGGTGGTGTTACCTGGGAAGGTAACAATCATACCCGAAACTTTCATATACAGCATTCGCTATGGTATTTGTTCCCCTTATACACTGTGCAATTCCACAAAAATACCTATGTGTTTCGAAAGCAGAGGTAAGTGTCGTAATTTTTTGCGAAACCAATTTATTCTACACAAACTGAGACTGTAAACATGGAGAAGGGAAAGCTCACGTTCATACTTTATCTGTGAAATGACTTCAGCACAGTTTCCTTTTTTACTTAGTTTTTGATACAATTTCGATACAATTCCTTAAGTCAGGTAAAAACTTTTTCTATGTGTTTGCTTTCAGTCTGGAGAAGGAACTACTATAGTCTCTGTGATAACATGACCTCTGTACGTTGGAAAGTAACCTCCTTCTACAGTAAGAATTTcaaaaactacatttttaaaggCCATGGAGGTTACTGCATTGCTATCACAAACACTACAATAAAATACAGAGTAATTTTACAGATTCTGAAGTTGAAAATAGAAGCCTCACACAATGTACTAATTTATTAAAGACACCAACACATTTCAGCACACTGAAGAATACTCATGCTTGGTCAGCACTTTGTCCCCCCACTGATATTCAAGTTTCTAAACTTTGATTAGATGCTAGATGCAAGGTTAGCCATAGTAATCACCACTGTTACGTATCTTCAAATCATCTCCTGGACTTCGATTTGTGGGAAAAACTCAATTTAAGTATAACAGACAGTTAAAGTCAACCAGCcaagaaagcaaaacataaatcTGAGGTTTATTGCTTAATATTAGTACGATTCAAATAAACATAGGTAGTTTCTTCTATGAAGTGGTTCTGATACTACCTGTAGTGGTAGGAATGCTCCCCCGCTGTCAACGAGGTACACAGCTAACAGCCTGTTCTGCATGGCTATTTCTTGAGCTCTTAATTGTTTCTTCACTCCAATTGGGTAAGTAGTGCCTCCTTTCACAGTTGCATCATTTGCTATGAAGACACACCAGACCCCACAGATTTTGCCAATTCCTGTAAGTGGTACCACAGATACTCATCAGGACCCTCTAAAATACCAGAGGTGAAACAAGGGGGCCAAATTATAGCTAGGGTGTTCTTTTGGTAATACTGTATCAAGAAGCTGCAAATTAAGTTGCAAATACCACACAGGCAAGAAATACATAGCTCTTCTCTGGAATAATAAACTGAAAgctaatgacattttaaaaaaatctaagtgaCAGAAGAAAGAACTTGAAATAAACTTACTTATTCCTGGTgacaataaaagagaaaaaaatagtctgaCTTCCAATGCTTGAGATAACAGGGAAGGCAATTAAAAATTACCtacataaaactgaaaaatgtaacaATCTGTGACAAAAGTTAGGATTTCATACTCTATTCTTCTAGTTACTTTTTAAACTGGaactgcttttcaaaatgcaatgaaaagaCATGTctataatttgaaaaatattacagaataaatGTCACAGCTCCTGTGTCACACAGTAACTTTGTCCCCTTTCCTTTAACAGACAACACTGTATTTGACACATCGTTCTAAATTTTTTGAGACAAAAATCATAACTGGTAAGTAGAATAAATTACTAAAtctagaagaaatgaaagaactttttttctttaaaggtttcTGCCAGATTATCCAGCAAAGATCGCAGAAGAATAATATAGCAGTGGCTGAACTCTTTCATGTTGGGAGCTCTACTGGATAGAACCAATGTTCACTTTTCCTAGGAAAGCACGTTCTTAAGATActaaaatatactaaaatattCCTGATTACATgcatccttttccctttcccagtaAGAACAAACACCTTAACTTCAGCGAGCAAGGCTGGTTAGTATAGGAAGGTGTGCAGCACACAGACTACAATCACTTACTCATCACTGCACCCAAACAGCACCTCTCAAATTATATTAAGGATCGTGTTGGTTCAAAACCCTTCTTCCTTCAGGGCTGCATCTCCAACATGGGCTGCTCAAAACAATACCCTCAACCCTTACCCATCTTTAAATCTAATATGAATCGTACTTAAAGATGTGAGCAATGAAACAAACGAACTTCACCAATTTCCCATTACATCTAATATTACATTTGCTAGCAATTACCAGTAAGGCACCCCGCAGCCGGGACATCACCGTACGGCATATTGAGGCCTGCCAGCGGAGACAGCTCAAGAAAAGACTCATCATCAAGTAGCAACTTCAGGCGTTCACGAACAAACAGCTTCTTGTTTCTCTGAGTATGACGCAAGATGGCATCTTCTCCCCCTCCTTTACTGGCCATCTCTAGCAACTCTGAATATCTGATTTAAAAAACACAGTTTCAATTAATGAAAACCACCTTTACTTACAAGTTACCCTTCAGGGTATATAACATAGTACTTAAATGTATTGCACAGTTTTCATATCAATGGTATGAGAATGAATTCGCATTTTTGGATTATTGTTCCTTACAAAGTGTAATAAAAAGCAAAGGTTTGTTATTTAAAGCAAGCATTTTAGTTTCGTTATTCAAAAATCGtctaataaagacaaaaaaaagagtgaaataatATACATATTCTACCTGTAGTTTATGTTCATAGCTAGTAAACATTATTAAATCCATATCCTCCCCTGGGTGTTGCCCATATACACCCAACACACAGTATTTCACAATATATGATCATACTTAATCTCTGCCAACAACCCCGTGAGTGGAGTACTGAGAAGGGGCTTACCAACAGCGACCAAAGCTGACTTTGAGAGATATTGCCCTACAACAACCAAGAAACTTGCAGCTATTAATAAAGCTATCATAATTTGCTAGTCCTAATTCAGCATGGACGTTTACCTCCATGTTCCAACTACCCTAGGGAAGAATCCAGTCAAGGCCTTTCTCCTTCAGTTCCCCTCTACAAGTTTATCTGACAAAAATCAGTAACTGGTAAGTAGAATAAATtactaaatttaaaagaaatgcacacTCTACAGCACGGAAGATATACTTTAAAAGTAGTGAACGCTGCATTGTCACTACAATCATCAAGGGAGGAAGAGATTACCAATGTTATTGTTGAGGCAGCATCAAGTGCAGACAAAGAATTGAATAAACTGTAAACAAAGGTGGTACCTTGAATAATTctggtcttaaaaaaaacaggttcttaatttatttaaagtaaaatatttttcaccaaGATGCATCATCTTTAACTAAAAATACTGTTTGACATAACTATTTACACACCACTTTGTACGTGACTCCCTTATCTCATTGTGGCTTCCTGTAGACTGTAGAGATTGAAGAACCTCAGGAGAAAAAAGCTAAGGATTTATAATAATGTTGTAAATGCCACCACAGGAGGGCACAGTGTGTTTTCCATAGCTTTGCTTCCCGCTCATGTATCATTCCTCTGAACAAAGGCCTTTGAATTTTTGCCATCTAATCTTTAAGGACAaacacataaaatacattttcctgcttttatcAGTGAATCACGATTAATTGCAGTAACCGTCACCTACTCTTTCACGAGGGATCTGTAAATGCGTGAGTCACCATTTATGTCTTTGCATTCAAAATCAAACACGAAACAAATTTGATGAAGGCCTAGAAAAAATACTTCTTGGCAATATATGCAAAACAATGTCACATGGAACTATTTTAAATACAGTCTGCACCTAGGTTTAGGCATTTCAGTCAGCATTTAGGCACCTCTTTTGGGGGGTTGAAATTTTTAAGTACTGATCCTTGCAAAATTCACTCTGCAGAGAAGCTACCCgagaaaacagcagcaaggaAACTAGTTTAATGTTCAAAAtggttaggaaaaaaacacaatggttttttttttagtgtctggACTTTTTAATTAGCATTCTTCCTATGTTAAAAGTTCCTAAAAGTGCCTCTAAATAACTCACATCATCTCACAAGcagcaacatttttaaaacaccacaaaaccagtTCATTACCTTTTAATAACAGCCTCATTGTTCCTTAAATTTTCTTCAAACACATGTTGATACACAGACAGGATACGTCCATCTAAAACAGGGTAAGTTTTTGCATACCGTCtatattttgctttattactTACTAAACGGCAGGGAAGCATGTCGCGTGTCCTTTTCAACCCCTGATTCTGCAGCATGTGTGCGGGTTGTTTACCATGACACAAGTCCTTATACTTTCTTTCGAACACGCGATTTACGGTTTGTAACCTCGGAAGCAGCGGAGATGTGGCGTTGGGGGgcagcctgcccagggagcaCAAAGTGACAGTGTTCCACATGACCCTAAGaactgaagggaggaaaaagcagcatttattacCAAAAATTAAACTTCAGATTCCCTCGACTGACGAGGCAAAACAGACACCGCACCTCAGGCCGGGGCCGTGAGGGAACACCCCCGGTTCCCGCCCTGCAGCACGCACCCTGCCCAGGGAGCCGAGCCCCGtgaggcggcggcagcgccccgaGGCCCCGCGCGGCTCCGGGGACGAGCGGGGCAGGGGAAGCCGCCGGCAGCGGGCCCAGCCGAGGCCTGCGGGGCGCGGCGGAGGCGGGGCCCAGGCCGGGCGGCCCCTCAGCGCCCGTTCCCGGGGCAGGAAGCGCGGGGCCGCGGGCCCCTCGGcctgcccggccgccgccgccgcctctccccttccctccttccccgcgcccgccgcggcctcccccctcgcccccgccgACCCTTACTCGGGCAGCCGCCGCTGAGCCGTCCGGGCCGGGCCCGCCTCTCGGGGCGGCTCCGCAACCCACACGGCGGCCCGCCCCCGGGTGTCCTCTGCCCCGGGTGTCCTCTGCCCCGGGCGTCCTCTGCCCCGggtgcccgggccgggccgggcctgccgGCGGGGCCTTCCagtgccccggggccgggccgcggcgggccgCAGCTTCCCGCCCGCGGCCCCACACCTCGGGAGCGGGGTCGTAGTGCCGGGTGCCTCCTCCCCTGCTGGGCTGGGGTTCCACTGGGACCCGGGTGTCCCTCGGCGGTGCCCTGGGTCCCCTCTCGGACCAGTTCTCCTCCCCACCGGGGTCTCCTGCCGCCTCAGTCCCCGCCGGGTGCCCCGGCATGAGGGCCTGTGTCCTCAAGGAAGGCCTGGGTAACACTGCGGAAACTTCGCCCGGGAAGGGCAAACGTTACAAAAATAACACAGCGAAGCGAATTGCTGCTCTAGGAAATAAGTGCAATTACATACACAGCATATGTGTTTGATTTGCAAATTACATGTTGTTGGGCAATATAGAATGTTGCAGACCCGACTGTAGCCTCAAAAATAACGCGCTGGTGCTTCGCTCGCCATTAAATACAGGATGGCCACAAAATGTCTCCTTTTCAAGGTCCTCCTTTCATGCAGCATATTGCACATCCTACAGACAACACTGCTGGGCACTTGCAGGCAACGTTTTGAGTGACGCCATTCCTCTCAAGAATAGTTGTAAGCCGTTTGAAGCTGTAACTGCTCAGTCAGAATGCCTAAACACTTTCTAATTAAgtttatcattaaaatattaaaatgaatttcatttttttccttccatagcTCATCCTGACCGTGGGCTGCTTCAGTCAGTTTGCTATTGTTAGTCATGGCATAACCTTCTATAAATTACTGCGAGTTGCCTTTCAACGACTTCATTAAAATGCATTCCTGCCAGAGAGCTCTTTATCCATACATATTAATAAGGCTTCGTAGCGATAATTAAGCAATGACTAATATGTTAGTGAATGTAAGTATCCAACATAGACAGGAGAAAATTTGTAGGTAAATAAGTTGTATATGTtgctaaaaaataattaagattcaCTGAGCTatactaatttaaaataatcttttttttttttttccttttacacttAAAGCAGATAGGACTGTCTTTGATACTGTGCTCCCTTGTATCAAGAAACTCAACGCAGGTGGAGCCGCTGCCCTGGGTAGCTTCGGCTTTCCTCCTGGGATGTCCCAGGGCCTCGCCTGCTGTCCCGAACCCTGTGGCAGGGAGATGAAGGTCTGTGCTGAACCCAGTGAGAGCCAGGGAggagcgggcagggctgctctctcagGGCAGACGTAGCACTCAAGGGCAACGCAGACACTCCAGGGGTAGAAAAGGGTCATGCTAagtttggggggggtctctgcacTTGTAAAgaatccctttaaaaaaatgggATCTCAGATCTGCTTTGCACGCTCCTAAAATGCTCATTAATTCTGAACCAGCCAGAATGAGGGGAGTGGGGGGCATTTGTTACTGCTAATGAAACTGTCGAACAAAAACCCCGATCTGGACGCGTGTTGTAGGCACTGATCCAGCCGCACAGAGGTTCCCAGTATAGCGCGTGTATGAAGTTAGCAGCCTGCTACACCATTCAGGCTGATTTGGGGCATTCATGGTGGAGGTTGTTCATTATTTCAGTTCACGTCTTCCCTCCTTCCATGGTGTAACCAGAACTCTCTGCTCCCAAGAGTTTGAGAAACTTGTAAAGAGCTGAAGATGAGGGACAGAAGACGCTTTGCAGCTTTATATAGATCTTTTGCATTTCCTGTGGGATTTTATGTGAATTTTTGTGCTCTCTGTGGTGCAGGTGATAATGGGGAAGGAAAGAGTGGTGACAGAAATTCATGTAAAGCAGGAGAACACATTTGAGAAGGTCTGAACTTCAAAGAGGTGTTGATGGTAGCGAAAATGCTGGGTGCTCAGCTTGCTGAAGAAGGAGTTGCTGATGCAAATGCTTGAATATGTATTTAAAGTGAGATTTGGGCTTCccattgtttctgttttttttttttaagttgaccCATATATCATTTCCCTGGATTCATAAG encodes the following:
- the LOC142084683 gene encoding biotin-dependent 3-methylcrotonyl-coenzyme A carboxylase beta1 subunit-like isoform X1 — its product is MWNTVTLCSLGRLPPNATSPLLPRLQTVNRVFERKYKDLCHGKQPAHMLQNQGLKRTRDMLPCRLVSNKAKYRRYAKTYPVLDGRILSVYQHVFEENLRNNEAVIKRYSELLEMASKGGGEDAILRHTQRNKKLFVRERLKLLLDDESFLELSPLAGLNMPYGDVPAAGCLTGIGKICGVWCVFIANDATVKGGTTYPIGVKKQLRAQEIAMQNRLLAVYLVDSGGAFLPLQSELFPDKSHGGRVFYNEAIMSAMRIPQVAVVCGSCVAGGAYVPTMAEEVVIIDKIGTLFLGGPPLVKAATGEHVSPEDLGGAKLHSTVSGCADHFASSEKEAYECIRNVISTLNYDPLPEEVIEHDSPLYSSDELLGLAPQDYRCTLPVKLILSRLMDGSRFQEFKANYGTTLITGFGHVEGHLVGVVANNGELSHDASLKGSHFVQLCSQRSIPILFFQNTAPHTAEPISVSQAEAHSNRLKAQASMMAAVACAAVPKITIVIGGCYGSESYVMCGRSFSPNFLFLWPNARVALVDSRHFSTVPQAGDNDCTGDESELKHLKEKLEEESSAFYSSARLWDDGVILPQNTRKVIAQCLEIVEQQKYQVVSPCPYPVIRM
- the LOC142084683 gene encoding methylcrotonoyl-CoA carboxylase beta chain, mitochondrial-like isoform X2 — its product is MASKGGGEDAILRHTQRNKKLFVRERLKLLLDDESFLELSPLAGLNMPYGDVPAAGCLTGIGKICGVWCVFIANDATVKGGTTYPIGVKKQLRAQEIAMQNRLLAVYLVDSGGAFLPLQSELFPDKSHGGRVFYNEAIMSAMRIPQVAVVCGSCVAGGAYVPTMAEEVVIIDKIGTLFLGGPPLVKAATGEHVSPEDLGGAKLHSTVSGCADHFASSEKEAYECIRNVISTLNYDPLPEEVIEHDSPLYSSDELLGLAPQDYRCTLPVKLILSRLMDGSRFQEFKANYGTTLITGFGHVEGHLVGVVANNGELSHDASLKGSHFVQLCSQRSIPILFFQNTAPHTAEPISVSQAEAHSNRLKAQASMMAAVACAAVPKITIVIGGCYGSESYVMCGRSFSPNFLFLWPNARVALVDSRHFSTVPQAGDNDCTGDESELKHLKEKLEEESSAFYSSARLWDDGVILPQNTRKVIAQCLEIVEQQKYQVVSPCPYPVIRM